Proteins co-encoded in one Trueperella abortisuis genomic window:
- a CDS encoding GNAT family N-acetyltransferase produces the protein MTHISDTTNGSITVRPMAEADIDAVAKIYAANARDALSPDERAKQGFVQGRMSPERLRSFTTGGSGFVATDGEEVFAATVIHAPDAFTGKPSAQRPGESPAARTVELAQAARLDSPVLYGPSVVAENYRGRGVLRQLVEAVADEAQTKGYSHLLAFMEDENAPSFAAHERLGFLPLGGFRVEDRDYQAVMLPLA, from the coding sequence ATGACTCACATTTCTGATACCACAAACGGTTCGATCACCGTCCGCCCCATGGCCGAGGCCGACATCGACGCAGTCGCCAAGATCTACGCAGCCAATGCCCGCGATGCTCTGAGCCCTGATGAGCGCGCCAAGCAGGGCTTCGTTCAGGGACGCATGAGCCCCGAGCGTCTCCGCTCCTTCACCACTGGCGGATCCGGATTCGTCGCAACCGACGGCGAGGAGGTTTTTGCCGCGACCGTCATCCACGCCCCCGACGCCTTCACCGGCAAACCTAGCGCACAGCGTCCGGGCGAGAGCCCGGCAGCGCGCACGGTGGAGCTGGCTCAGGCCGCCCGCCTCGACTCCCCCGTGCTCTACGGCCCGAGCGTCGTCGCCGAAAACTATCGCGGCCGCGGCGTCCTGCGGCAACTCGTCGAGGCGGTTGCCGACGAGGCGCAAACGAAGGGCTACTCGCACCTCCTGGCGTTCATGGAGGACGAGAACGCACCGTCATTCGCCGCTCACGAACGCCTCGGTTTCCTCCCCCTCGGCGGCTTTCGGGTTGAGGATCGCGACTACCAGGCTGTCATGCTCCCCCTCGCCTGA
- the cysS gene encoding cysteine--tRNA ligase translates to MKIFDSKTKSLREFIPIEPGKVGIYLCGATVQSAPHIGHIRSALAFDVLVRWLRRCGYDVTMVRNVTDIDDKILAKSAEAGRPWWAWAYRFEREFAKAYRDLGVLDPTYEPRATGHVPEMIELISTLIERGHAYVGEPGNVYFDVTSLPDYGSLTNQSVEDLHDDEEAASDKRGPHDFALWKAAKANEPETASWETPWGRGRPGWHLECSAMAGRYLGDAFDIHAGGIDLRFPHHENEQAQSHGAGREFARYWMHNAWVTIEGEKMSKSLGNSLTVENILREHPAVIVRLALGTVHYRSMVAYSDSTLTEAGAIWERLAGFVQRSVDTVGEVPLEEIAALGHDDFPEEFAEAMDDDLNVSAALAQIHEHVTVGNNALADNDHVEARAQQVLVRAMLDVLGLDPMAEPWRRGVATSTMHDALDSLVNRVLEERAQARANKDWARADALRDSLTAAGITVEDSAEGARWKVGDLG, encoded by the coding sequence GTGAAGATTTTTGATTCGAAGACCAAGTCACTGCGCGAATTCATCCCGATCGAACCGGGCAAGGTGGGCATCTACCTGTGCGGCGCGACGGTCCAGAGCGCGCCTCACATCGGCCACATACGCTCCGCGCTGGCATTTGATGTGCTGGTGCGGTGGTTGCGCCGTTGCGGGTATGACGTGACGATGGTGCGCAACGTGACCGACATTGATGACAAGATCTTGGCCAAGTCGGCGGAGGCGGGCCGGCCGTGGTGGGCGTGGGCGTACCGCTTCGAGAGGGAGTTTGCCAAGGCCTACCGCGACCTCGGGGTGCTCGACCCCACCTATGAGCCGCGCGCCACGGGCCACGTGCCCGAGATGATTGAGCTGATTTCTACCCTGATCGAGCGGGGGCACGCATACGTGGGCGAGCCGGGTAACGTCTACTTCGATGTGACTTCCCTGCCGGATTACGGATCGCTGACGAACCAGTCGGTGGAGGATCTTCACGACGACGAGGAGGCGGCCTCCGACAAGCGCGGCCCGCACGATTTCGCGCTATGGAAGGCGGCGAAGGCGAACGAGCCGGAGACGGCGTCGTGGGAGACGCCGTGGGGTCGCGGGCGTCCGGGTTGGCACCTGGAGTGCTCGGCGATGGCGGGGCGCTACCTGGGCGATGCTTTCGATATTCACGCCGGCGGCATCGACCTGCGTTTCCCGCACCATGAGAACGAGCAGGCGCAGTCGCACGGGGCGGGCCGGGAATTTGCCCGGTACTGGATGCACAACGCCTGGGTGACTATCGAGGGCGAGAAGATGAGCAAGTCGCTGGGGAACTCGCTCACGGTGGAGAACATCCTTCGGGAGCACCCGGCGGTGATCGTGCGCCTGGCGCTGGGTACGGTCCACTATCGCTCGATGGTGGCATACTCGGATTCGACGTTGACGGAGGCCGGCGCGATTTGGGAGCGCCTGGCCGGATTCGTGCAGCGCTCGGTGGATACGGTGGGCGAGGTCCCGCTTGAGGAGATCGCGGCGCTCGGCCACGACGACTTCCCGGAGGAGTTCGCGGAAGCCATGGATGATGACCTCAACGTGTCGGCCGCCCTGGCCCAGATTCACGAGCACGTGACGGTGGGCAACAATGCGCTCGCGGATAACGATCACGTGGAGGCCCGTGCGCAGCAGGTGCTTGTGCGCGCGATGCTGGATGTGCTGGGGCTGGATCCGATGGCGGAGCCGTGGCGGCGCGGGGTAGCGACGTCGACGATGCACGACGCGCTGGACTCGCTCGTCAACCGGGTGCTTGAGGAGCGCGCGCAGGCTCGGGCGAACAAGGATTGGGCGCGTGCGGACGCGCTACGCGACTCGCTGACGGCGGCCGGCATCACGGTCGAGGATTCGGCGGAGGGCGCGCGTTGGAAGGTGGGCGACCTTGGCTAA
- a CDS encoding uracil-xanthine permease family protein has translation MARFTWKLHGDGHSIAPGEVVLPNERLSWPITFGIGAQHVVAMFGATFLVPLLTGFDPSTTLFFTGVGTVLFLLITAGRLPSYLGSSFALIAPIGAVTGYVAGGGAPVDAAKASLAQGGVIAAGAALALVGVVVHFAGARWIDKLMPPIVTGAIVSLIGFNLAPAAWGNVQQAPVTAVVTIVTILLVTVLFKGIIGRLSILIGVVVGYITAVLRGEVSFDAISSAGWVGAPHFRAPDFDVTLLGLFVPVVLVLIAENVGHVKSVSAMTGQDLDDITGRALFADGVSTMLAGSGGGSGTTTYAENIGVMAATRVYSTVAYVIAAFIALGLSMLPKFGQLIATIPPGVLGGAATVLYGMIGMLGVRIWVQNRVDFSDPVNLNTAAVAMVIAIANYTWHWGSMTFEGIALGSFAAIVIYHAMRALSRWRGTTIEPATPASAPAGAELEPGALNREPKL, from the coding sequence ATGGCTAGATTTACATGGAAGCTCCACGGCGATGGACATTCGATCGCGCCGGGGGAGGTTGTTCTTCCAAACGAAAGACTGTCGTGGCCGATTACGTTCGGCATCGGCGCACAACACGTGGTGGCCATGTTTGGGGCCACCTTTTTAGTACCCTTGCTCACCGGGTTCGATCCGTCGACCACCCTCTTCTTCACCGGCGTAGGCACGGTCCTCTTCCTGCTTATCACGGCGGGCCGCCTGCCCTCCTACCTCGGCTCCTCGTTTGCGCTCATCGCGCCGATCGGGGCGGTCACCGGGTATGTGGCCGGCGGGGGAGCGCCGGTCGACGCCGCGAAGGCCTCCCTCGCCCAGGGTGGCGTGATCGCGGCGGGTGCGGCGCTGGCGCTGGTCGGCGTCGTCGTGCACTTCGCGGGAGCGCGATGGATTGACAAGCTCATGCCGCCGATCGTGACGGGCGCGATCGTGTCGCTCATCGGATTCAACCTCGCGCCGGCCGCGTGGGGGAACGTGCAGCAGGCGCCGGTCACAGCCGTCGTGACGATCGTGACGATCCTGCTGGTCACGGTGCTATTCAAGGGAATCATCGGGCGCCTGTCGATCCTTATCGGCGTGGTGGTCGGCTACATTACGGCGGTGCTGCGCGGCGAGGTGAGCTTCGACGCGATCTCGTCCGCCGGCTGGGTGGGCGCGCCGCACTTCCGCGCCCCCGACTTTGACGTCACCCTCTTGGGCCTGTTCGTGCCCGTGGTGCTCGTGCTCATCGCGGAGAACGTCGGCCACGTGAAGTCCGTTTCTGCGATGACGGGCCAGGACCTCGACGACATCACCGGTCGGGCGCTCTTCGCCGACGGCGTCTCAACCATGCTCGCTGGCTCGGGCGGCGGCTCCGGCACCACCACCTACGCGGAGAACATCGGAGTGATGGCCGCGACCCGCGTGTACTCGACGGTTGCCTATGTCATCGCGGCGTTCATCGCGCTCGGGCTGTCGATGCTACCCAAGTTCGGTCAGCTCATCGCCACCATCCCGCCGGGGGTGCTCGGCGGCGCCGCCACCGTCCTGTACGGCATGATCGGTATGCTGGGCGTCCGCATCTGGGTCCAAAACCGCGTCGATTTCTCCGACCCGGTCAACCTCAACACGGCCGCCGTGGCGATGGTGATCGCGATCGCGAACTACACCTGGCACTGGGGTTCCATGACGTTCGAGGGCATCGCGCTTGGTTCGTTTGCCGCGATCGTCATCTACCACGCGATGCGCGCTCTCTCGCGTTGGCGCGGCACGACGATCGAGCCCGCCACTCCCGCCTCCGCGCCGGCCGGCGCCGAGCTGGAGCCCGGCGCTCTCAACCGGGAGCCGAAGCTCTAA
- a CDS encoding MBL fold metallo-hydrolase has translation MTLTLTRGIHAALTITSGSTTLVVDPGAFGFPASVASADAVLVTHDHFDHVDVPALAGALDDNPDLRVYTPTQLNLDTHADRQTLVSEGDEFMVGDISVRVIGREQATASVDDDVIVNVGYLVAGLVLHPGDARPEIKGLDTLIVALAAPWQNTPQLEEYLRAVTPARVIGLHDGTLNDLGRDFGQKTLARIARSYGGEAISLDPGESVTLPR, from the coding sequence ATGACACTGACATTGACACGCGGTATTCACGCCGCGCTCACGATCACGTCGGGCTCCACAACACTCGTCGTCGACCCCGGCGCCTTCGGCTTTCCCGCCTCTGTTGCAAGCGCTGACGCGGTGCTCGTGACGCACGACCATTTCGATCACGTCGACGTCCCGGCCCTCGCTGGCGCCCTCGACGACAATCCCGACCTCCGCGTCTACACTCCGACCCAGCTCAACCTTGATACTCACGCCGATCGGCAGACCCTCGTCAGCGAGGGGGACGAGTTCATGGTGGGTGACATAAGCGTTCGCGTCATCGGGCGCGAACAAGCCACAGCCAGCGTCGACGACGACGTCATCGTCAACGTCGGATACCTCGTCGCGGGCCTTGTCCTCCACCCGGGCGACGCTCGCCCGGAGATCAAGGGCCTTGACACCCTTATCGTTGCCCTCGCGGCACCGTGGCAGAACACCCCGCAACTCGAGGAATACCTGCGCGCGGTGACGCCCGCGCGCGTCATCGGGCTCCACGACGGCACACTCAATGATCTCGGCCGCGATTTCGGCCAGAAGACCCTCGCCCGCATCGCCCGCAGCTACGGGGGCGAGGCGATCAGCCTTGATCCCGGAGAGTCGGTCACGCTGCCGCGCTAA
- a CDS encoding RloB family protein yields the protein MLATNGKITEREYLTLVQKRVHEDPAKKLSVKVQAVDGEPERVLQKLTAPAGDTSSYDEVWIVVDADGKDRRGFVDQCLRSGAKGQKIRAVVSDPCFEVWLCAHYQRIGNVATQSQAQNQYAQVHGGDPKDKRLPVDFPFDNWKDAVGWCILSNGRVPEKDTDYPPCPGTMMPVLMKRLFS from the coding sequence TTGCTGGCCACGAATGGGAAGATCACCGAACGAGAGTACCTAACGTTGGTTCAGAAGAGGGTTCACGAGGATCCAGCGAAGAAACTCTCCGTCAAAGTGCAGGCGGTCGATGGGGAACCAGAACGGGTGCTGCAAAAGCTGACCGCCCCGGCCGGTGATACCTCGAGTTACGACGAGGTGTGGATCGTCGTCGACGCCGATGGCAAGGACAGGAGGGGCTTCGTTGACCAGTGTCTTAGGAGCGGGGCAAAGGGCCAGAAGATCCGTGCGGTGGTCTCTGATCCGTGTTTTGAGGTCTGGCTATGCGCGCATTACCAGCGCATCGGCAACGTAGCTACTCAAAGTCAGGCTCAGAACCAGTACGCGCAGGTACATGGCGGTGACCCAAAGGACAAACGCTTGCCGGTGGATTTCCCGTTCGACAACTGGAAAGATGCCGTGGGATGGTGCATCCTTTCCAACGGGCGAGTGCCGGAAAAGGACACGGATTATCCGCCCTGTCCGGGCACGATGATGCCCGTGCTCATGAAGCGACTGTTTTCGTAG
- a CDS encoding M20 metallopeptidase family protein, whose protein sequence is MGETTFSCDELFDAAQAIEPDVISWRHHLHQYPELSNREVKTAEYIAQRLRDFGFREEDIHEGVGGTGVLARLTGTRSGHSDKAVLLRADIDALPVKEESDLPYKSTQVQDYPGGPFPVAHACGHDCHTSMLLGAAQVLASHRAQIPGTVYFAFQPAEEGAPEGEEGGAAFMLSSPEFQELSPRPSLAFGMHVTPAPTGMVGWTTNVQHAASEMVKITVVGEQVHGSSPWAGRDPLPPAADIISAMGQLYRQFDAKDAFSISIGHVEDQGRFNIVGEQVTLFGTVRCLNANLMDDINAAITRTCRHIAAAYNCRGEVEFHQQVPAVVNAPETVAALQPALIAAAGGEDRVFAAPASLGYDDVSEFINAFGGMYALLGVQDVESVPNGLPRATAGGRGFAPNHSPRFYANDAALLTGVRMHLAVVAQHLGLA, encoded by the coding sequence ATGGGTGAGACGACGTTCAGTTGTGATGAACTATTCGACGCGGCGCAAGCAATCGAGCCGGATGTTATTTCCTGGCGCCACCATCTGCACCAATACCCAGAGCTTTCAAACCGAGAGGTGAAAACCGCTGAATACATCGCGCAGAGGCTACGAGATTTTGGTTTCCGCGAGGAGGACATCCACGAAGGGGTAGGCGGCACGGGAGTGCTGGCGCGCCTCACCGGAACGCGCTCCGGCCATTCCGATAAGGCAGTATTGTTGCGCGCCGACATCGATGCACTGCCGGTGAAGGAAGAATCCGACCTGCCCTATAAGTCAACCCAAGTCCAGGACTACCCGGGTGGGCCTTTCCCCGTGGCGCACGCATGCGGGCACGACTGCCATACCTCGATGCTGCTCGGTGCCGCACAGGTACTCGCCTCACATCGGGCGCAGATCCCTGGAACCGTGTACTTCGCTTTCCAGCCCGCCGAGGAAGGGGCCCCCGAAGGCGAAGAAGGCGGCGCCGCATTCATGCTCTCCAGCCCCGAGTTTCAAGAGCTGAGTCCGCGCCCGAGCCTAGCGTTTGGGATGCACGTTACCCCCGCTCCCACCGGTATGGTCGGCTGGACCACCAATGTGCAGCACGCTGCTTCAGAAATGGTGAAGATTACAGTCGTTGGGGAACAGGTGCACGGCTCGTCTCCGTGGGCCGGGCGCGACCCGCTACCCCCGGCAGCCGACATCATTTCCGCGATGGGGCAGCTCTACCGGCAGTTCGACGCGAAGGACGCGTTCTCGATCAGCATCGGGCACGTTGAGGACCAGGGCCGATTCAACATCGTCGGCGAACAGGTTACCCTCTTTGGCACGGTACGTTGCCTCAACGCTAACCTCATGGACGATATCAACGCGGCGATCACGCGTACCTGCCGCCATATCGCCGCCGCGTATAACTGTAGGGGCGAGGTGGAATTCCATCAGCAGGTTCCGGCCGTTGTGAATGCTCCCGAGACGGTCGCCGCCCTTCAACCGGCCCTTATCGCCGCCGCTGGTGGTGAAGATCGAGTCTTTGCCGCCCCCGCCTCACTTGGCTACGACGACGTCTCCGAATTCATCAATGCTTTCGGCGGCATGTATGCGCTGCTCGGAGTGCAGGACGTGGAGTCCGTGCCCAATGGTCTGCCGCGGGCAACTGCCGGGGGTCGCGGTTTCGCGCCGAATCATTCCCCGCGGTTTTACGCGAACGACGCCGCCCTCCTTACTGGCGTACGGATGCATCTTGCGGTGGTTGCTCAGCACCTCGGTCTTGCCTAG
- the rlmB gene encoding 23S rRNA (guanosine(2251)-2'-O)-methyltransferase RlmB produces MAKTHRGRPGAVRKNTRKGSGKGTGGHSRKRLEGRGPTPKAEDRTYHPAYKKKIEREAAAKRAEGPKLRGHLHQPEGYELVAGRNPVYEAVQSGIPYERVFLVGAMSHDERVAEVARAAMDAGTAIVEVTRTELDMMTGGAVHQGIAIEVPPYEYVDVERLVAIGQRAGRPGLIVALDSVTDPHNLGAVMRSAAAFSADGVLIPERRSASVNATVWKVSAGAAARLPVARETNLVRSLSWLKEQGYFVLGLAGDGDVDVAHAGMADVPVVLVTGSEGAGLSRLVRETCDLIVSIPIDSATESLNAAVATGIALYQIDSDRKDVQV; encoded by the coding sequence TTGGCTAAAACTCATCGCGGGCGGCCGGGGGCCGTGCGCAAGAACACCCGCAAGGGCAGCGGCAAGGGAACGGGCGGGCACTCCCGCAAGCGGCTGGAGGGCAGGGGCCCGACCCCGAAGGCGGAGGACCGCACCTACCACCCTGCCTACAAGAAGAAGATCGAGCGTGAGGCGGCGGCGAAGCGCGCCGAAGGGCCGAAGCTGCGCGGTCACCTGCACCAGCCGGAGGGATACGAGTTGGTCGCGGGCCGCAACCCGGTCTACGAGGCCGTCCAGTCTGGGATTCCGTATGAGCGGGTGTTCCTTGTGGGGGCGATGTCTCACGACGAGCGGGTGGCCGAGGTCGCCCGCGCCGCGATGGACGCCGGTACGGCGATCGTGGAGGTCACGCGCACGGAGCTTGACATGATGACGGGCGGCGCGGTTCACCAGGGTATCGCGATCGAGGTGCCCCCGTATGAGTATGTGGACGTGGAGCGGCTGGTGGCGATCGGGCAGCGCGCGGGGAGGCCCGGCCTCATTGTTGCGCTGGATTCGGTGACGGACCCGCACAACCTGGGTGCGGTCATGCGCTCGGCGGCGGCCTTTAGCGCCGATGGCGTGCTCATCCCGGAGCGGCGGTCGGCGTCGGTGAATGCGACGGTGTGGAAGGTCTCGGCGGGGGCGGCGGCACGACTGCCGGTCGCGCGGGAGACGAACCTGGTTCGTTCGCTGAGCTGGCTCAAGGAGCAGGGATATTTCGTGTTGGGTCTCGCGGGGGACGGCGACGTCGACGTCGCCCACGCGGGTATGGCGGACGTGCCGGTGGTGCTGGTGACGGGGTCGGAGGGGGCCGGGTTGTCGCGGCTCGTGCGTGAGACGTGCGACCTCATCGTCTCCATCCCGATCGATTCGGCCACGGAGTCGTTGAACGCGGCGGTGGCCACCGGGATTGCGCTCTACCAGATTGATTCCGATCGAAAAGACGTGCAGGTCTAA
- a CDS encoding ASCH domain-containing protein has product MAELEPGGSGVGDAFGEQPAPGGMDAPLAPAEADLEAFWTHAIIAGRLNPIDAVGGQTDLVSLRPGAFAFGETRSAANELAELVIAGRKTATSSYSAAYGTEGESFPGVDDMWILCDGEGRPRALLRNTEVKVVPFNEVGQDVARAEGAADLPSWRAEHEQFFQSEGAELGYAFDPAGGVVIEFFTVLYAG; this is encoded by the coding sequence ATGGCTGAATTGGAGCCAGGAGGGTCGGGCGTGGGCGACGCCTTCGGCGAACAGCCCGCGCCGGGCGGCATGGACGCGCCGCTGGCGCCTGCCGAGGCGGATCTTGAGGCGTTCTGGACGCACGCGATCATCGCGGGCCGGCTCAACCCGATCGACGCGGTCGGTGGGCAGACCGATCTGGTCTCCCTGCGCCCGGGTGCCTTTGCATTCGGGGAGACGCGGAGCGCTGCGAACGAGCTGGCGGAGCTCGTGATCGCGGGCCGGAAGACGGCCACCAGCAGCTACAGTGCCGCTTACGGCACGGAAGGCGAATCGTTCCCGGGTGTGGACGACATGTGGATCCTCTGCGACGGGGAGGGGCGCCCACGGGCGCTGCTACGCAACACCGAGGTCAAGGTCGTCCCGTTTAACGAGGTGGGCCAGGATGTCGCCCGCGCGGAGGGTGCCGCGGATCTGCCCTCTTGGCGCGCCGAACACGAGCAGTTCTTCCAGTCCGAGGGCGCCGAACTGGGCTACGCCTTCGACCCGGCTGGCGGCGTGGTGATCGAGTTCTTCACTGTGCTCTACGCCGGCTGA
- a CDS encoding ClbS/DfsB family four-helix bundle protein, producing MPSSSSALALSALKAHWRRDKSLRDVLAHLHAWQTMLLDFVAANQNGTSKPFLPAPHTWRTTPALNMEIWGRYQDTPLAEVQRQRAVQPRAKGCPAPP from the coding sequence GTGCCGAGCTCTTCTTCGGCACTGGCGTTGAGCGCCCTGAAAGCCCACTGGAGAAGGGACAAGAGTCTGCGCGATGTCCTCGCCCACCTGCATGCGTGGCAGACAATGCTGCTCGACTTCGTTGCAGCTAACCAAAACGGGACGAGCAAGCCATTCTTGCCCGCGCCTCACACCTGGCGGACCACGCCAGCCCTGAACATGGAGATTTGGGGGCGGTACCAGGACACGCCGCTGGCAGAGGTGCAGAGACAAAGGGCTGTCCAGCCCCGCGCGAAGGGTTGTCCAGCCCCGCCCTAG
- a CDS encoding LytR C-terminal domain-containing protein, protein MSSNARAEYRKHTQQRQTVIFGSIIAVMAVLLVLGTLTWSGLLPFPFEREFSRPPDTDAVVCPIDGAEHVDPATITANVYNATTRTGLASSVASSLSAAGVSVSETANWGGEEVTEPVRLYSSLNGVTNAYTLRAFFPEAQVHIDPNITTEVVDVVLGEGYSDLVAAPTEEQLVAAMEPAEGCVPLDTFQD, encoded by the coding sequence GTGAGTTCTAACGCCCGCGCGGAGTACCGCAAGCACACGCAGCAACGCCAGACTGTCATCTTCGGCTCAATCATCGCCGTCATGGCGGTGCTCCTTGTGTTGGGGACGCTGACGTGGTCGGGGCTGCTGCCCTTCCCGTTCGAGCGAGAGTTTTCAAGGCCGCCGGACACGGACGCCGTCGTGTGCCCGATCGACGGCGCGGAGCACGTCGATCCCGCCACGATCACCGCGAACGTCTACAACGCCACCACCCGCACCGGGCTGGCAAGCAGCGTGGCGTCGTCGCTGTCGGCGGCAGGGGTTTCCGTGTCGGAGACGGCGAACTGGGGCGGGGAGGAGGTCACCGAGCCGGTGCGCCTTTACTCGAGCCTCAACGGCGTGACCAACGCCTACACCCTGCGGGCCTTCTTCCCCGAGGCCCAGGTGCACATCGACCCCAATATCACCACTGAGGTCGTGGACGTGGTGCTGGGCGAGGGGTACTCGGACCTCGTTGCCGCCCCGACCGAGGAGCAGCTCGTGGCGGCGATGGAACCCGCTGAGGGCTGCGTCCCGCTCGATACCTTCCAGGACTAG
- a CDS encoding MFS transporter → MNHATAVETAPTSGKILTKTVWAWGLWDWGSAAFNAVVTTFVFAVYLANANLFGPDANRLLGYALTVAGILVAVVAPALGQAVDRSGKRATVLRITTTATAIIIACLYFVIPGQSGLWLGLFLIAAGNIVFETGSVIYNAIISDLAEPHNVGRVSGFGWGLGYLGGIVLLLILFVGFISPEVGWFGVTSKDGLNIRVAMLLASAWLLLFSLPLFFTLSNKPARTDTPRLGIIESYRQLLKSIATLWRSDRQVVWFLLSSAVYRDGLAGVFSFGAVLAGTAYGFSPDEVIVFGVATNVVAGIATIGFGWLDDKLGARAVIIISLTSMVAMGLCVFFFHAGVGPLSPKQVYWVFGLILCIFVGPIQSASRTYLARIAPPGEEAEIFGLYATTGRAVSALAPFMYSTAITVGAALLGIGVDEAAYFGILGITLVLVLGLLAFLPVKAQPKVEMQPEAKA, encoded by the coding sequence ATGAACCACGCAACCGCGGTCGAGACCGCCCCAACATCCGGCAAGATTCTGACGAAAACCGTATGGGCCTGGGGGCTCTGGGACTGGGGCTCCGCAGCGTTCAACGCCGTAGTCACCACCTTCGTCTTCGCCGTCTACCTCGCCAACGCCAACCTCTTCGGACCCGACGCCAACCGGCTCCTCGGCTACGCCCTCACGGTCGCCGGCATTCTCGTGGCAGTCGTCGCTCCCGCCCTCGGTCAGGCCGTGGACCGCAGCGGCAAGCGCGCCACCGTCCTGCGCATCACCACCACCGCCACCGCAATCATCATCGCCTGCCTCTACTTCGTCATCCCCGGCCAGTCCGGGCTGTGGCTCGGCCTCTTCCTCATCGCCGCCGGCAACATCGTCTTCGAGACCGGCTCCGTCATCTACAACGCCATCATCTCCGACCTTGCCGAACCACACAACGTCGGGCGCGTCTCCGGGTTCGGGTGGGGACTAGGCTACCTCGGCGGGATCGTGCTTCTGCTGATCCTCTTCGTCGGATTTATCAGCCCCGAGGTCGGCTGGTTCGGCGTGACCAGCAAGGACGGGCTCAACATCCGAGTCGCCATGCTGCTCGCCTCCGCCTGGCTCCTCCTCTTCTCCCTGCCGCTGTTCTTCACACTGTCGAACAAGCCCGCGCGCACGGATACCCCTCGACTCGGCATCATCGAGTCCTATCGCCAGCTGCTTAAGTCCATCGCCACGCTGTGGCGCTCCGACCGCCAGGTCGTGTGGTTCCTCCTGTCCTCCGCCGTCTACCGCGACGGCCTCGCCGGCGTCTTCTCCTTCGGCGCCGTCCTCGCCGGCACCGCCTACGGTTTCAGCCCGGACGAGGTCATCGTGTTCGGCGTGGCCACCAACGTGGTGGCCGGCATCGCCACCATCGGCTTTGGCTGGCTCGACGACAAGCTCGGCGCCCGCGCCGTCATCATCATCTCCCTGACCTCGATGGTCGCCATGGGCCTGTGCGTGTTCTTCTTCCACGCCGGGGTCGGGCCGCTGTCGCCGAAGCAGGTCTACTGGGTCTTCGGCCTCATCCTGTGCATCTTCGTCGGGCCCATCCAGTCCGCCTCCCGCACCTACCTGGCCCGCATCGCCCCGCCGGGGGAGGAGGCCGAGATCTTCGGCCTGTACGCCACCACCGGCCGCGCCGTCTCCGCGCTGGCGCCGTTCATGTACTCCACCGCGATCACCGTGGGCGCCGCGCTACTCGGCATCGGCGTGGACGAGGCCGCCTACTTCGGCATTCTCGGCATCACGCTCGTGCTGGTCCTAGGCCTGCTCGCGTTCCTGCCGGTCAAGGCGCAGCCGAAGGTTGAGATGCAGCCAGAGGCCAAGGCGTAG